In Cherax quadricarinatus isolate ZL_2023a chromosome 28, ASM3850222v1, whole genome shotgun sequence, a single window of DNA contains:
- the LOC138853349 gene encoding NADH-ubiquinone oxidoreductase chain 5-like, producing the protein MESIYQKEVPSAMLAAITYQSAIAAPTPVSALVHSSTLVTAGVYILIRYGGALEVSCIRRFLIIVSCLTIFIVGLGANFEFNLKKIIALSTLRLLGVIISILSLGFTDLAFFHLLTHALFKALLFMCAGMVIHRVKEYQDIRNIGRLVICIPLTRVCMNLPILALCGMPFLAGFYSNDLILEVAFIREINIFRFLLYVLGAGLTVCYTFRLIYYRLRCFPNIRSMIFVRERHRMILRGIVALRIVAVRGGCVLAWVVLPEPYMICLKVLLKVLALLVKGIGALLCYVRARSRLKSVGFYSYIVFIGSI; encoded by the exons ATGGAAAGTATTTACCAGAAGGAGGTCCCATCTGCGATGCTAGCCGCCATTACATACCAAT CAGCGATAGCTGCTCCCACACCTGTTTCGGCTTTGGTTCACTCTTCTACTTTGGTGACAGCTGGTGTCTATATTTTAATACGATATGGTGGGGCTTTGGAGGTTTCATGTATACGAAGGTTTTTGATAATTGTTTCTTGTTTAACTATATTTATAGTAGGTTTAGGGGCCAATTTTGAGTTTAATTTGAAGAAAATCATTGCTTTATCAACTTTAAGACTGTTAGGAGTAATAATAAGTATTTTATCTTTAGGATTTACTGACCTTGCTTTTTTTCATTTGTTGACCCACGCTTTATTTAAGGCTTTGTTGTTTATGTGTGCTGGTATGGTAATTCATAGGGTTAAGGAATATCAAGATATTCGGAATATAGGAAGGTTGGTAATATGCATACCTTTAACTAGAGTTTGTATGAATTTACCCATTCTAGCTCTATGTGGCATGCCTTTTTTGGCTGGGTTTTATTCTAATGATTTGATATTAGAAGTGGCGTTTATAAGGGAAATTAATATTTTTAGGTTTCTTTTATATGTCTTAGGTGCTGGTTTAACGGTATGTTATACTTTTCGGTTGATTTATTATAGATTAAGATGTTTTCCTAATATAAGGTCTATGATATTTGTTAGAGAGAGGCATAGGATGATATTAAGGGGCATAGTAGCATTGAGGATTGTGGCTGTGAGGGGCGGATGTGTTTTAGCCTGGGTGGTGCTTCCAGAGCCTTACATGATTTGTTTGAAGGTTTTGCTTAAAGTTTTGGCTTTATTAGTGAAAGGTATTGGGGCTCTTTTGTGTTATGTGAGGGCGAGATCTAGACTTAAGTCTGTAGGGTTTTATTCTTATATTGTA